One Torulaspora globosa chromosome 5, complete sequence DNA window includes the following coding sequences:
- the COX16 gene encoding Cox16p (ancestral locus Anc_5.212) gives MAGRKFRSRKEQLVYDASIAGKYQKRLKKNPFLYFGLPFCSLIVLGSYWLSGFTAVKYEQQDRKVQEVQEEDLIKMRTNQRKFDLKEEYYRLQGLSEQDWEPVRVPRPNGESENVW, from the coding sequence ATGGCTGGTAGGAAGTTCAGGTCAAGGAAGGAGCAGCTGGTTTACGATGCCTCTATAGCCGGCAAATACCAAAAAAggctcaagaagaatccATTCCTATATTTCGGTCTCCCTTTTTGTAGTTTAATAGTGCTAGGTTCCTACTGGTTATCAGGTTTTACTGCTGTCAAGTACGAACAACAAGACCGTAAAGTTCAGGAAgtacaagaagaagatctcatTAAGATGAGGACGAATCAGCGTAAGTTCGATCTGAAGGAAGAGTACTACCGTTTACAGGGACTTTCTGAGCAGGATTGGGAGCCCGTGAGAGTTCCCAGACCAAATGGTGAGTCAGAGAACGTCTGGTGA